In Natronococcus occultus SP4, the following proteins share a genomic window:
- a CDS encoding ABC transporter permease subunit — MSVDSGEGPLAALRRPFEGPNTMGNSSAFWLGLAVAVAVLAALPALFGLYAAEVGAVFLAYALLGMSLAFIWGYCGILSFGQVAFFGVAGYAFGIIAINATTLTGLTLALLASIAVSTAFAAALGYFMFYGGVRDVYVTILTLVVALVLYTFMGQTAGGEWSVGDARLGGFNGMSGVPDLAVGIGSTGVEIGLLGHYYVTLGALVVTYLGLRALVNSQFGYAMIATREDEDRTAMFGYDTTFIKLVVFTIGGAIAGLGGVLFTTQNNYVDPSVFGITAAALPVVWASVGGRTSLIGTVGAALAIQFVDYRLALSGSEWALVVIGSLLVFVVLVMPEGIAPRLHEYVLESREDADSSPVPPDPPAAAEEVSD; from the coding sequence GTGAGCGTCGATTCGGGCGAGGGTCCCCTCGCCGCCCTCCGTCGACCGTTCGAGGGGCCGAACACGATGGGCAACTCGTCGGCGTTCTGGCTCGGCCTCGCGGTCGCCGTCGCCGTCCTCGCGGCGCTGCCCGCTCTCTTCGGGCTCTACGCCGCGGAGGTCGGCGCGGTGTTTCTCGCCTACGCCCTGCTCGGGATGAGTCTCGCGTTCATCTGGGGGTACTGTGGCATCCTCAGCTTCGGGCAGGTCGCCTTTTTCGGCGTCGCCGGCTACGCGTTCGGAATCATCGCGATCAACGCCACGACGCTGACCGGGCTGACACTCGCCCTGCTGGCGTCGATCGCCGTCTCGACGGCCTTCGCCGCGGCGCTTGGCTACTTCATGTTCTACGGCGGGGTGCGGGACGTCTACGTGACGATCCTCACGCTCGTCGTCGCGCTGGTGTTGTACACGTTCATGGGCCAGACCGCGGGTGGCGAGTGGTCGGTCGGCGACGCCCGGCTGGGCGGGTTCAACGGGATGAGCGGTGTTCCGGATCTCGCCGTCGGAATCGGTTCGACCGGAGTCGAGATCGGACTGCTCGGCCACTACTACGTGACGCTGGGTGCGCTCGTGGTGACCTACCTCGGGCTGCGCGCGCTCGTCAACAGTCAGTTCGGCTACGCGATGATCGCGACCCGCGAGGACGAGGATCGGACGGCGATGTTCGGCTACGACACGACGTTCATCAAGCTCGTCGTCTTCACGATCGGCGGTGCGATCGCCGGTCTCGGCGGCGTACTGTTTACCACGCAGAACAACTACGTCGATCCGAGCGTCTTCGGCATCACCGCCGCGGCGCTCCCGGTCGTCTGGGCCAGCGTCGGCGGCCGAACCTCGCTGATCGGCACCGTCGGCGCCGCGCTCGCGATCCAGTTCGTCGACTACCGGCTCGCGCTCTCGGGCAGCGAGTGGGCGCTGGTGGTGATCGGCTCGCTGCTGGTGTTCGTCGTCCTCGTGATGCCCGAGGGGATCGCCCCGCGGCTCCACGAGTACGTCCTCGAGTCCCGCGAGGACGCCGACTCGTCACCCGTTCCACCGGATCCGCCCGCGGCCGCCGAGGAGGTGAGCGACTGA
- a CDS encoding ABC transporter ATP-binding protein, with translation MATSDPTVRTAPAVDETGADSSRILQTRGLRKEFGGLTATDDVDFALEAGELRCLIGPNGAGKSTFLNLLTGQLEPTDGEIYYDGADITGLASHERVDRGISMKFQVPSVYEGLTVAQNLRIPLQQVVGPDAFDARTHEILERFGLLDQWETVAGALSHGQQQRLEIGMAMATEPKLMLLDEPVAGLSVEETADIAELLREIAGDDGVALIVIEHDIDFVETIADRVTVLDGGSIFREGSIEEIKADPEVKRIYLGGDH, from the coding sequence ATGGCGACGAGCGATCCGACCGTCCGGACCGCGCCGGCGGTCGACGAAACCGGCGCGGACTCCTCACGGATCCTCCAGACGCGCGGACTGCGCAAGGAGTTCGGCGGACTCACCGCGACCGACGACGTCGACTTCGCCCTCGAGGCGGGCGAACTGCGCTGTCTCATCGGCCCCAACGGCGCCGGCAAGAGCACGTTCCTCAACCTGCTCACGGGACAGCTCGAGCCCACCGACGGGGAGATATACTACGACGGCGCCGACATCACGGGGCTGGCGTCCCACGAGCGAGTCGACCGCGGAATCAGCATGAAGTTCCAGGTGCCGAGCGTCTACGAGGGACTTACGGTGGCCCAGAACCTGCGGATCCCGCTCCAGCAGGTCGTCGGCCCCGACGCTTTCGACGCTCGTACACACGAGATCCTCGAGCGGTTCGGCCTGCTCGACCAGTGGGAGACCGTCGCCGGAGCGCTCTCTCACGGCCAGCAACAGCGCCTCGAGATCGGAATGGCGATGGCGACGGAGCCGAAGCTCATGCTGCTCGACGAGCCCGTCGCCGGACTCTCGGTCGAGGAGACCGCAGATATCGCTGAACTCCTCCGGGAGATCGCCGGCGACGACGGCGTCGCCCTGATTGTCATCGAACACGACATCGACTTCGTCGAAACGATCGCGGATCGGGTCACGGTTCTGGATGGGGGCTCGATCTTCAGGGAGGGCTCGATCGAGGAGATCAAGGCCGATCCCGAAGTGAAGCGGATCTACCTCGGAGGTGATCACTGA
- a CDS encoding ABC transporter ATP-binding protein has translation MLELTNLHASYGKTPILRGVDVDVDEGEIVGIMGKNGVGKTTLVKAVMGLLEVDEGRIRFAGSDVTDESADVRARRGIGYIPQGRDVFPELTVAENLRIGETINESDDRLQYEAVYDYFPILEERRDQEAGTMSGGQRQLLAIGRALVGNPDLLLLDEPSEGVQPSIVQDITRDLQRVNEELGTTILFVEQNLHVVQNLAERCYAIDKGTIVDELEDDRLQSREAVTEYLAV, from the coding sequence ATGCTCGAACTCACGAATCTGCACGCGTCGTACGGGAAGACACCGATCCTCCGCGGCGTCGACGTCGACGTCGACGAGGGGGAGATCGTCGGGATCATGGGGAAAAACGGCGTCGGCAAGACGACGCTCGTCAAGGCCGTCATGGGCCTGCTCGAGGTCGACGAGGGACGGATTCGTTTCGCCGGGAGCGACGTCACCGACGAGTCGGCCGATGTCCGGGCTCGTCGCGGAATCGGCTACATTCCGCAGGGACGAGACGTCTTTCCGGAACTGACCGTCGCCGAGAACCTACGGATCGGCGAGACGATCAACGAGAGCGACGACCGACTGCAGTACGAGGCCGTCTACGACTACTTCCCGATCCTCGAGGAGCGCCGCGACCAGGAGGCCGGGACGATGAGCGGCGGCCAGCGGCAACTACTCGCGATCGGCCGCGCGCTCGTCGGCAACCCCGATCTCCTCCTGCTGGACGAACCTTCCGAGGGCGTCCAGCCCTCGATCGTCCAGGATATCACGCGAGATCTGCAGCGGGTCAACGAGGAGCTCGGGACGACGATCCTGTTCGTCGAGCAGAACCTCCACGTCGTCCAGAACCTCGCCGAACGGTGCTACGCCATCGACAAGGGGACGATCGTCGACGAGCTCGAAGACGATCGACTCCAGTCCCGGGAGGCGGTGACGGAGTACCTCGCGGTGTAG
- a CDS encoding CBS domain-containing protein, which yields MELPTPADLRQRRTELGLTQSELAETAEVSQPLIARIEGGDVDPRLSTLRRIVNALETAESDVVRAEDLMNEAVVSVAPDDPVKEAARKMEEEAYSQLAVIQDGIPVGSISQSDLVHLDSEARDEPIEGHMSESFPTVSKDATLDEISNLLEHYKAVMITEAGETVGIITEADVAARFS from the coding sequence ATGGAGCTTCCGACGCCCGCGGATCTGCGCCAGCGCCGCACCGAACTCGGGTTGACCCAGAGCGAACTGGCCGAGACAGCTGAGGTCTCCCAACCCCTGATCGCCCGGATCGAGGGCGGGGACGTCGATCCGCGGCTCTCGACGCTACGCCGGATCGTCAACGCCCTCGAGACCGCCGAGAGTGACGTCGTCCGCGCCGAGGACTTGATGAACGAGGCGGTCGTCAGCGTCGCACCCGACGACCCCGTCAAGGAGGCCGCCCGGAAGATGGAGGAGGAAGCGTACTCACAACTGGCGGTCATCCAGGACGGGATCCCGGTCGGTTCGATCAGCCAGAGCGACCTCGTCCACCTGGATTCGGAGGCCCGCGACGAGCCGATCGAAGGGCACATGAGCGAGAGTTTCCCGACGGTCTCGAAGGACGCGACCTTAGACGAGATCAGCAATCTGCTCGAACACTACAAGGCCGTGATGATCACCGAGGCCGGCGAGACGGTCGGGATCATCACCGAAGCCGACGTCGCCGCGCGGTTCTCCTGA
- a CDS encoding DUF555 domain-containing protein: MGNYLVAMEAAWLVRDVDEIDDAIGVAVSEAGKRLNSEGLDYVEVEVGATGCPACGEPFDSAFVAADTALVGLALEMEVFNADSEEHASRIAKSEVGGALRDVPLSVVEIVETPDDE; this comes from the coding sequence ATGGGAAACTACCTCGTCGCGATGGAAGCAGCGTGGTTGGTGCGTGACGTCGATGAGATCGACGACGCGATCGGTGTCGCCGTCAGCGAAGCCGGCAAACGACTCAACAGCGAGGGGCTGGACTACGTCGAGGTCGAGGTCGGCGCGACGGGCTGTCCGGCCTGTGGTGAACCGTTCGACTCGGCGTTCGTCGCGGCCGACACCGCACTCGTCGGCCTGGCCCTCGAGATGGAGGTTTTCAACGCCGACAGCGAGGAACACGCCTCCCGGATCGCGAAAAGCGAGGTCGGGGGCGCTCTGCGGGACGTACCGCTGTCGGTCGTCGAGATCGTCGAGACGCCCGACGACGAGTAG
- the psmB gene encoding archaeal proteasome endopeptidase complex subunit beta: MRTPTHDSDFSRTSEQLSAEVNPYEPELGSLPQNDLSAADLDNVNKTGTTTIGITTADGVVIATDMRASLGGRFVSNKNVQKVEQIHPTGALTMVGSVGGAQSFIKSLRAEVNLNEARRGEAMSIDALATLAGNFARGGPFFAIHPILGGVDEEGSHVYSIDPAGGVMEDDYTVTGSGMQLAYGHLEQAYEDDMSNEEAKTVAARSIKSAAERDTGSGNGVFLCEITEESVDIHGHHDFDEVI, translated from the coding sequence ATGCGTACGCCTACTCACGACTCGGACTTTTCCCGAACGAGCGAGCAGCTGTCGGCGGAGGTCAACCCCTACGAGCCCGAACTCGGCTCGCTGCCACAGAACGACCTCTCGGCGGCCGACCTCGACAATGTCAACAAGACCGGGACGACGACGATCGGTATCACGACCGCCGACGGCGTCGTCATCGCGACGGACATGCGCGCCAGCCTCGGTGGCCGATTCGTCTCGAACAAGAACGTTCAGAAGGTCGAGCAGATCCATCCCACTGGTGCGCTGACGATGGTCGGCAGCGTCGGCGGTGCCCAGTCGTTCATCAAGAGCCTGCGCGCCGAGGTCAATCTCAACGAGGCCCGACGCGGCGAGGCCATGAGCATCGACGCGCTCGCGACCCTCGCCGGAAACTTCGCCCGCGGCGGCCCCTTCTTCGCCATCCACCCGATCCTGGGCGGTGTCGACGAGGAGGGTAGCCACGTCTACAGCATCGACCCCGCCGGCGGCGTCATGGAAGACGACTACACCGTCACCGGCTCCGGGATGCAGCTGGCCTACGGTCACCTAGAGCAGGCCTACGAGGACGACATGTCCAACGAGGAGGCCAAGACGGTCGCCGCACGCAGCATCAAGTCCGCGGCCGAACGCGACACCGGCTCCGGGAACGGCGTGTTCCTCTGTGAGATCACCGAGGAGAGCGTCGACATCCACGGCCACCACGACTTCGACGAAGTCATATAA
- a CDS encoding acyl-CoA synthetase has translation MAVEHNLESYEAARESFDWDDIYADADWDAPEEINIGHEVCDRHVEDGDRVALRQVGVDGESRTLTFEDVAERTNRFANVLEELEIERGERVFSYMPRIPEHYVALVGTLKRGAVFGGVNERFGPDGISYRLEDCDASAVVTTSDNLDTVEDALADAPSVEHVLVVDRGEGVGERVNLADALADAAPEYDTVRTSGEDDALLYYTSGTTGPAKGVLHKHRWVTGVAATQQFAVDLREDDCYWSTGDLGWLTGPINTLGAWFWGTELFTYEGEFDPETWADLLDEYPITVLFSVPTAYRMLRENEAVLEGCELDLRHALSIGEPLSAGVVEWGEDVLGVTVHDTYGQTETGNMIINNYPTMELRPGSMGKPLPGITAEIVDPETGEVLGPGETGEIAQRGDYPCFFAEYWRKPEKTRDCFVDGPDGEWYLSGDLAHRDEDGYFWFEGRADDVIISSGYRIGPFEVESSLGEHEAVAEAAVVPKPDRQRGTIVKAYVVPSESADPTEATKEDIKTYVREELSAHEYPREIEFREELPKTVTGKIRRTELQDDAAEEAGEAETA, from the coding sequence ATGGCGGTAGAACATAATCTCGAGAGCTACGAGGCGGCCCGTGAATCGTTCGACTGGGACGACATCTACGCCGACGCCGACTGGGACGCCCCCGAGGAGATCAACATCGGCCACGAGGTCTGCGACCGTCACGTCGAGGACGGGGATCGGGTCGCGCTCCGACAGGTCGGCGTCGACGGCGAGTCCCGCACCCTCACGTTCGAGGACGTGGCCGAGCGAACGAACCGGTTCGCGAACGTCCTCGAGGAACTCGAGATCGAACGGGGCGAGCGCGTGTTCTCCTACATGCCTCGGATCCCGGAACACTACGTCGCGCTGGTGGGAACGCTCAAGCGCGGCGCCGTCTTTGGCGGGGTCAACGAGCGGTTCGGTCCCGACGGGATCTCCTATCGACTCGAGGACTGCGACGCCTCGGCGGTCGTCACGACCAGCGACAACTTAGACACCGTCGAGGACGCCCTCGCTGACGCCCCTTCGGTCGAGCACGTCCTCGTCGTCGACCGGGGCGAGGGGGTCGGCGAGCGGGTCAATCTGGCGGACGCGCTCGCGGACGCCGCCCCGGAGTACGACACTGTCCGGACGAGCGGCGAGGACGACGCCCTGCTGTACTACACCAGCGGGACCACCGGGCCCGCGAAGGGGGTGCTCCACAAACACCGCTGGGTCACCGGCGTGGCTGCCACCCAGCAGTTCGCGGTCGACCTCCGTGAGGACGACTGCTACTGGTCGACGGGCGATCTGGGCTGGCTCACGGGACCGATCAACACCCTGGGCGCGTGGTTCTGGGGGACTGAACTGTTCACCTACGAGGGCGAGTTCGACCCCGAGACCTGGGCCGACCTGCTCGACGAGTACCCGATCACGGTGCTTTTCAGCGTTCCGACTGCCTACCGGATGCTCCGGGAGAACGAGGCCGTCCTCGAGGGCTGCGAGCTCGATCTTCGCCATGCGCTCTCGATCGGCGAACCGCTCTCGGCGGGTGTCGTCGAGTGGGGCGAGGACGTCCTCGGCGTGACCGTCCACGACACCTACGGCCAGACCGAGACGGGCAACATGATCATCAACAACTACCCGACGATGGAGCTGCGGCCGGGCAGCATGGGGAAGCCGCTGCCCGGGATCACGGCCGAAATCGTCGACCCCGAGACCGGTGAGGTTCTCGGGCCGGGCGAGACGGGCGAGATCGCCCAGCGGGGTGACTACCCCTGTTTCTTCGCCGAGTACTGGCGGAAACCCGAGAAGACCCGGGATTGCTTCGTCGACGGACCCGACGGCGAGTGGTACCTCTCGGGTGACCTGGCACACAGGGACGAGGACGGCTACTTCTGGTTCGAGGGACGGGCCGACGACGTGATCATCTCCTCGGGGTACCGGATCGGCCCCTTCGAGGTCGAGAGCTCGCTGGGCGAACACGAGGCGGTCGCGGAGGCCGCGGTCGTCCCGAAGCCCGACCGCCAGCGTGGGACAATCGTCAAGGCCTACGTCGTTCCGAGCGAGTCCGCTGACCCCACGGAAGCCACAAAAGAGGACATCAAGACCTACGTCCGGGAGGAGCTCTCGGCCCACGAGTATCCCCGCGAGATCGAGTTCCGCGAGGAGCTCCCGAAGACGGTGACCGGGAAGATTCGCCGCACCGAACTGCAGGACGACGCCGCCGAAGAGGCGGGCGAGGCCGAAACGGCGTAA
- a CDS encoding Gfo/Idh/MocA family protein, protein MIEADIGVGVVGLGGMGHLHARSVEEFGAEVVAGADLVEDQREGFAAEFGARTYETHEGLVVDEDVDAVIVTTPNRFHEPITIDALEAGNHVLVEKPLAHTLESAERIADAAAEAEGICMVGFHNRHAASMAMFDEQRDRFGELTHVEANYVRRRGVPGPGSWFTDADLAGGGSLLDIGVHAIDLALYAMDFPEVVEVSGVARSTFGMDDDYADPDGFGDAWDGTAETYEVDDSVSAFVRCKDGRTISLEAAWATNREPSMEFRVRGTDAGAQFDIGSTDMEILEAGTAGCDHYADVSLTGDASLTGHQEQDARFLETVAAGVEPETNTVEEALTVQRVIDAIYRSSETGRAQRIETPEIAESEATPELETTQQSD, encoded by the coding sequence GTGATCGAGGCGGACATCGGCGTCGGCGTCGTCGGTCTCGGCGGGATGGGCCACCTCCACGCCCGGAGCGTCGAGGAGTTCGGCGCCGAGGTCGTCGCCGGCGCGGACCTCGTCGAGGACCAGCGCGAGGGGTTCGCCGCCGAGTTCGGTGCCAGAACCTACGAGACCCACGAGGGACTGGTCGTCGACGAGGACGTCGACGCCGTCATCGTGACGACGCCGAACCGCTTTCACGAGCCGATCACGATCGACGCCCTCGAGGCCGGTAACCACGTCCTCGTCGAGAAGCCGCTGGCCCACACGTTAGAGAGCGCCGAGCGGATCGCCGACGCGGCGGCCGAGGCCGAGGGAATCTGCATGGTCGGGTTCCACAACCGCCACGCCGCCTCGATGGCGATGTTCGACGAGCAACGCGACCGCTTCGGCGAGCTCACCCACGTCGAGGCCAACTACGTTCGACGGCGCGGGGTGCCCGGTCCCGGCTCGTGGTTCACCGACGCCGACCTCGCCGGCGGGGGGTCGCTGCTCGACATCGGCGTCCACGCGATCGACCTCGCGCTGTACGCGATGGACTTTCCCGAGGTCGTCGAGGTCAGCGGCGTCGCCCGCTCGACGTTCGGGATGGACGACGACTACGCCGACCCCGACGGGTTCGGCGACGCCTGGGACGGAACCGCAGAGACCTACGAGGTCGACGACTCGGTCAGCGCCTTCGTTCGCTGCAAGGACGGCCGAACGATCTCGCTCGAGGCCGCGTGGGCGACCAACCGCGAGCCGAGCATGGAGTTCCGCGTGCGGGGGACCGACGCGGGCGCCCAGTTCGACATCGGCTCGACGGACATGGAGATCCTCGAGGCCGGCACGGCCGGCTGCGATCACTACGCCGACGTCAGCCTCACCGGCGACGCCTCGCTGACGGGCCACCAGGAGCAGGACGCCCGGTTCCTCGAGACGGTCGCCGCGGGCGTCGAGCCCGAGACGAACACGGTCGAGGAGGCCCTGACGGTCCAGCGGGTCATCGACGCGATCTACCGATCGAGCGAGACGGGCCGCGCACAGCGGATCGAGACCCCCGAGATCGCCGAGTCAGAGGCCACACCCGAACTCGAGACCACACAGCAGTCGGACTGA
- a CDS encoding ThuA domain-containing protein — protein MVAVTIWNEFRHEQEEEEAAAVYPDGIHGALADVFADAHEVRTATLDEPEHGLTEDVLDATDVLLWWGHIAHDEVDDEIVDRVQERVLEGMGLIVLHSGHFSKIFKRLMGTTCNLQWREDGGRERLWVVDPGHPIADGLGESIELPTTEMYGEPFDVPEPDRLVFTSWFEGGEVFRSGCCYRRGNGRIFYFRPGHETYPIYENEDIQRVLKNAVEWASPRAGSPRTFGERE, from the coding sequence ATGGTCGCAGTCACAATCTGGAACGAGTTCCGACACGAACAGGAAGAGGAAGAGGCCGCCGCAGTCTATCCCGACGGGATCCACGGGGCGCTGGCCGACGTCTTCGCTGACGCCCACGAGGTGCGGACGGCCACCCTCGACGAACCGGAACACGGGCTCACCGAGGACGTCCTCGATGCCACCGACGTCTTGCTGTGGTGGGGTCACATCGCTCACGACGAGGTCGACGACGAGATCGTCGACCGGGTCCAGGAGCGCGTCCTCGAGGGGATGGGGCTGATCGTCCTCCACTCCGGCCACTTCTCGAAGATCTTCAAGCGGCTCATGGGGACGACCTGTAACCTCCAGTGGCGCGAGGACGGCGGTCGCGAGCGGCTGTGGGTCGTCGACCCCGGCCACCCGATCGCCGACGGGCTCGGGGAGTCGATCGAACTCCCGACGACGGAGATGTACGGCGAGCCGTTCGACGTCCCCGAACCCGACCGACTCGTCTTCACGAGCTGGTTCGAGGGCGGCGAGGTGTTCCGCAGCGGCTGCTGTTACCGGCGCGGGAACGGCCGGATCTTCTACTTCCGACCGGGTCACGAGACGTACCCGATCTACGAGAACGAGGATATCCAGCGGGTCCTGAAGAACGCGGTCGAGTGGGCGAGTCCGCGTGCGGGCTCGCCACGGACGTTCGGGGAACGCGAGTGA
- a CDS encoding translation initiation factor eIF-2B, translated as MIDETVEEIKDLQTHSSSVVAVNATRALEELLEREFATLEEYERALERNGSVLRRANPSHASLQNAVREVVDDVTEADVDTVPEAKELTQERIDAVVSRVESGKDLAAENAVEYLEDSATLLTHDYSSTVLEALERAVEAGKEFEVYITEARPRYIGRKTARSLADLEGVDATLITDSAHGLYLEDCDRVVVGMDCIVDETLYNRVGTFPIAATAAQLDVPVTVVGSASKIVGEGFVFENEYRPGSEVMSEPAEGFAIENPSYDATPIELLESVITDEGRQEL; from the coding sequence ATGATCGACGAGACGGTCGAGGAGATCAAGGACCTGCAGACACACAGCTCCTCGGTAGTCGCGGTAAACGCGACGCGAGCGCTCGAGGAGCTCCTCGAACGGGAGTTCGCCACACTCGAGGAGTACGAACGCGCCCTCGAGCGCAACGGGTCGGTACTGCGCCGGGCGAACCCCTCTCACGCCTCGCTCCAGAACGCCGTCCGTGAGGTCGTCGACGACGTCACCGAGGCCGACGTCGACACGGTCCCGGAGGCCAAGGAACTCACCCAGGAGCGAATCGACGCGGTCGTCTCCCGGGTCGAATCGGGGAAGGATCTGGCCGCCGAGAACGCCGTCGAGTATCTCGAGGACAGCGCCACCCTGCTGACCCACGACTACTCCTCGACGGTCCTCGAGGCCCTCGAACGGGCCGTCGAGGCCGGCAAGGAGTTCGAGGTCTACATCACCGAGGCTCGCCCGCGCTACATCGGTCGCAAGACGGCTCGGTCCCTCGCCGATCTGGAGGGCGTCGACGCGACGCTGATCACCGACAGCGCCCACGGGCTCTACCTCGAGGACTGCGATCGGGTCGTCGTCGGGATGGACTGTATCGTCGACGAGACGCTGTACAACCGCGTCGGGACCTTCCCGATCGCCGCGACGGCGGCCCAGCTCGACGTCCCGGTCACGGTCGTCGGCTCGGCCTCGAAGATCGTCGGCGAGGGGTTCGTCTTCGAGAACGAGTACCGCCCCGGCAGCGAGGTGATGTCCGAGCCCGCCGAGGGGTTCGCGATCGAGAACCCCTCCTACGACGCCACGCCGATCGAGTTGCTCGAGAGCGTGATCACCGACGAGGGTCGCCAGGAACTGTAG
- a CDS encoding DUF5783 family protein → MTEFDPEKFEEKYVHYFEELEAAYSNAYDQLHGRYESEILRAIDRKVLSESEPVYVGDREFRIELPDERVEDVRAAVDDTEQFDTVLAEFRERIADELVRSFEFDDA, encoded by the coding sequence GTGACCGAGTTCGACCCCGAGAAGTTCGAGGAGAAGTACGTCCACTACTTCGAGGAGCTCGAGGCGGCGTACTCGAACGCCTACGACCAGCTCCACGGCCGGTACGAGTCGGAGATCCTCCGTGCGATCGACCGGAAGGTGTTGAGCGAGAGCGAGCCCGTCTACGTCGGCGACCGCGAGTTCCGGATCGAGCTGCCCGACGAGCGCGTCGAGGACGTCCGGGCCGCGGTCGACGACACCGAGCAGTTCGACACCGTCCTCGCGGAGTTTCGCGAGCGCATCGCGGACGAACTGGTTCGGAGCTTCGAGTTCGACGACGCGTAG
- a CDS encoding trimeric intracellular cation channel family protein, whose product MNTIGLVAFALVGSSKAIRERFDLFGIAVVGLAMAFAGGVTRDVLVARVPLALQSPIEIALGLLGVSLAIALSVVLRSPDDHPITLVSDAIGLAAFATTGAIVATETGVSAFGVVAIATINAAGGGAVADILLDRSPFILLEDFYASCAVLGGSAYWLAGAVGATAGTAAAACAAVTLATRLAAVSYGWSLPTAQKLESFGK is encoded by the coding sequence ATGAACACGATCGGGCTGGTCGCGTTCGCACTCGTCGGCTCGAGCAAGGCGATTCGCGAGCGGTTCGATCTGTTCGGCATCGCCGTCGTCGGACTGGCCATGGCGTTCGCCGGCGGGGTGACACGCGACGTCCTCGTGGCCCGCGTACCGTTAGCGCTGCAGTCGCCGATCGAGATCGCACTCGGACTGCTCGGCGTGAGTTTGGCGATCGCCCTGAGCGTCGTACTGCGCTCCCCGGACGATCACCCGATCACGCTCGTTTCGGACGCGATCGGACTCGCGGCCTTCGCCACGACCGGAGCCATCGTCGCGACGGAGACCGGCGTGTCGGCGTTCGGCGTCGTGGCTATCGCGACGATCAACGCGGCAGGCGGTGGTGCGGTCGCCGATATCCTCCTCGATCGATCACCCTTTATCCTCCTCGAGGACTTCTATGCGAGCTGTGCAGTGCTGGGCGGGAGTGCGTACTGGCTGGCCGGAGCTGTGGGTGCGACCGCGGGGACCGCTGCCGCGGCGTGTGCAGCGGTGACGCTCGCGACCCGGCTGGCTGCGGTGTCGTACGGCTGGAGTCTCCCGACGGCACAGAAGCTGGAATCGTTCGGCAAGTAG